The Candidatus Methylomirabilis sp. genomic sequence CGCGCTGCTCTCGGAGCCGTCGCTCCGGTTCCTGCGGCGGAGCCTCCGGGGCAGGACCGGCGTCCTGATCGAGTTCGAGGAGATCGTCCAGGGCGTCCGGCGGCTCCTGAACGAGGCCGCGGCGACGGAGATGGACGGCCTCCGGATCCGGCTCCCACAGCGGAAGCAGCCGGCCAAACACGAGGGGCCAGCATCGGAAGCGCCGAAGCCAGACCCTCCGCCGGAGGCGAGCGGTTCGGGGCCTGCTGCCTAGTCGGATGTCGGCGGTCTTTTTGGTCCTTGACGGAGGCCAGGGTTTGCCATAACCTACCTGGCGACAATCTAGCGCGCGGCTCGCCCTAAAGGCGAACGCCCCGTCCGAGCGAGAGGGCTCGGGGAGCCGATACCGACCGGCACCCGGGCCCTTTTTCTTTGCCCGGAGACCCCATGTGACGCCCGAGTTCATCGTCGTCCACCATTCCCTGACCCGGGACAGCGGGACGGTGTCCTGGGGGGCGATCAGGCGCTATCACGTGCAGGAGCTGGGGTGGAAGGAGATCGGGTACCACGCCGGGGTGGAGCTCGTCGGGGACGCCTACGAGATCCTGCTCGGGCGGCTCTCGGACGGTCCCGGCGCCCACGCGAAGGAAGCCGGGATGAACGAGCGGAGCTTCGGGGTGTGCCTGATCGGGAACTTCGACGAGGCACCCCCGCCGGAGCCGCAATGGGAGAAGGCGCTCGCGCTGGTCCGGTGGCTCCAGCGGCTTTACGGGATCCCGGCGGCCAACGTGATCGGGCACCGGGAGGTGGGGCTCATGGCTGGGCTCGACTGGACGAAGGGGGAATACAAGAGTTGCCCCGGGCGGCTCTTTCCGATGGCCGAGTTCCGGGGCGCCCTGCCGGGATGAGGCGCATGTTCCCCCTTACGGTGGCCGTGGCGCTGGCGATCCCGGTCCTGGCCCTGGTAACCGCCCTCCTCCTGGCG encodes the following:
- a CDS encoding peptidoglycan recognition family protein, which encodes MTPEFIVVHHSLTRDSGTVSWGAIRRYHVQELGWKEIGYHAGVELVGDAYEILLGRLSDGPGAHAKEAGMNERSFGVCLIGNFDEAPPPEPQWEKALALVRWLQRLYGIPAANVIGHREVGLMAGLDWTKGEYKSCPGRLFPMAEFRGALPG